One Flavobacterium sp. 90 DNA segment encodes these proteins:
- a CDS encoding acyl transferase, which produces MITANDIFTISSHKQFEKIALKVFRFQHENNQVYRDFCDFLKVNPQQVKSLEQIPFLPIQFFKSHNVVSNNDPAQVTFTSSGTTGMITSRHLVTDVSLYEESYRSGFSQFYGNIEDYVVLALLPSYLERDGSSLIYMVEDLIKLSNQPESGFYLHNHDDLIKKLASLDESGQNVILIGVTYALLDLIEKHQFNLQNTIIMETGGMKGKRKEMIREELHEQLCKGFGVSAIHSEYGMTELLGQAYSLGEGVFECPSWMNILVRDPEDALTYVKDGKTGGINVIDLANINSCSFIATQDLGKKYPNNSFEVLGRFDNSDIRGCNLMVL; this is translated from the coding sequence TTGATCACAGCCAACGATATATTTACCATTTCGAGTCATAAACAATTTGAAAAAATAGCATTAAAAGTGTTTCGTTTTCAGCACGAGAATAATCAGGTATATCGTGATTTTTGTGACTTCTTAAAAGTCAATCCGCAACAGGTAAAATCATTGGAACAAATTCCGTTTTTACCTATTCAATTTTTCAAAAGTCATAATGTTGTTTCCAATAACGATCCTGCTCAGGTTACTTTTACCAGCAGCGGAACCACAGGAATGATTACAAGCCGACATTTAGTGACCGATGTTTCCCTATATGAGGAAAGTTACCGCAGTGGGTTTTCTCAATTTTACGGAAATATTGAAGATTATGTAGTTTTAGCTCTTTTGCCGTCATATCTCGAACGCGATGGATCTTCGCTTATTTATATGGTCGAAGATCTTATAAAACTATCGAATCAGCCTGAAAGCGGGTTTTATTTACACAATCACGACGACTTAATTAAAAAACTGGCTTCTCTGGACGAATCAGGGCAAAACGTGATTTTAATTGGCGTTACTTATGCTTTATTAGATTTGATCGAAAAACATCAATTCAACCTTCAGAATACCATTATCATGGAAACTGGCGGAATGAAAGGAAAGCGTAAAGAAATGATTCGCGAAGAACTGCACGAACAACTTTGCAAAGGTTTTGGCGTTTCTGCAATACATTCTGAATACGGAATGACCGAACTTCTGGGACAAGCTTATTCCTTAGGCGAAGGTGTTTTTGAATGTCCGTCATGGATGAACATTTTAGTTCGCGATCCCGAAGATGCTCTAACTTACGTGAAAGACGGAAAAACGGGAGGAATCAACGTTATTGATCTGGCCAATATTAATTCATGCTCTTTTATCGCAACGCAGGATTTAGGCAAAAAATATCCCAACAACTCTTTTGAGGTATTGGGACGTTTTGATAATTCTGATATTCGTGGTTGTAACCTAATGGTTTTATAA
- a CDS encoding T9SS type A sorting domain-containing protein — protein MAKNYFYITFLLAFFFTLSVSAQDSKQLPKPQESTTIEGLSLYPNPVTNGKVYISSKNDLEKEIIIFDILGKKVLQLHLTSKELNVADLVPGVYIIKISEENASATRKLIIR, from the coding sequence ATGGCAAAAAACTACTTTTATATTACATTCTTATTGGCTTTTTTCTTTACTCTAAGTGTTTCGGCACAAGACAGTAAGCAATTACCAAAACCTCAAGAGTCTACAACCATTGAGGGTCTAAGCTTGTACCCTAACCCAGTGACTAACGGAAAAGTTTATATTTCGTCTAAAAATGATTTAGAAAAGGAAATCATCATTTTTGATATTCTGGGTAAAAAAGTACTTCAACTGCATTTAACTTCAAAAGAATTGAACGTTGCTGATCTTGTTCCTGGTGTTTATATCATCAAAATAAGCGAAGAAAATGCCTCAGCAACACGAAAGCTAATTATTCGATAA
- a CDS encoding T9SS type A sorting domain-containing protein, with product MMSLLFLAEIGFSQNYVTYSPQTKTIDVNSGAEGTVDVLVNCYGSTSDPVFLNALQSCANNDGILSTSYTNGSILTPGQNTTIRYKFKKTVTADTQIAYKFSTDGSCFQADSKMIKITVNYKAAPATSITNNIISGNQTVFEGQSANAISGSNPSGGNGTFTYSWQKKKVGDGAYSIISGATGINYSPGILAATTSFKRSVTSAGLTNTSAEITVTVTPPPFVQNNIISIDGVIVTGSLPTGGIGSYQYSWYVIDQDGDSSQLPDTSQNLILTPATFNRYFNSPNNFILKRMITSGNQYAPSNGVPIPHNSLVGNNTITLNGSTVDGTVPTGGLGAHSYQYSWYVIDQDGDGSELPDTSQNLVLTPATFNRYFNSPKDFILKRMVTSGNQYAPSNGILLPHNPGLIFKSSNNEEALISTVYPNPTSDAVNFTTSSSSNQEMEIIVYSEGLRNAQSVFKGTATPNQIIKWNIPSNYPKGIYFYKIISDNKEVKSGKISYQ from the coding sequence ATGATGTCTCTGCTTTTTTTGGCAGAGATTGGATTTTCTCAAAATTATGTCACCTACAGTCCTCAAACAAAAACAATTGATGTTAATTCAGGAGCAGAAGGAACCGTTGATGTGTTGGTCAATTGTTATGGAAGCACCAGCGATCCTGTATTTCTTAATGCATTGCAATCATGTGCAAATAATGATGGTATACTTTCAACAAGCTATACAAATGGAAGCATCTTGACACCTGGACAAAATACTACTATAAGATACAAATTTAAGAAAACAGTAACAGCCGACACTCAGATTGCTTATAAATTCTCTACAGATGGTAGTTGTTTTCAAGCTGACTCTAAAATGATTAAAATTACTGTTAACTATAAAGCTGCACCAGCAACTTCGATAACTAACAATATTATCTCAGGAAATCAAACCGTTTTTGAAGGACAATCGGCAAATGCCATAAGTGGTTCCAATCCATCAGGTGGTAATGGAACTTTTACTTATTCATGGCAGAAAAAAAAGGTTGGAGATGGTGCATATTCTATCATTTCAGGAGCTACTGGTATAAATTATTCACCAGGCATTCTTGCTGCAACGACATCATTTAAAAGAAGTGTTACATCAGCAGGTCTTACTAATACTAGTGCCGAAATAACCGTCACGGTTACTCCTCCACCTTTTGTACAAAATAATATAATCTCTATAGATGGAGTAATAGTTACCGGGAGTTTGCCAACAGGCGGAATAGGCTCTTATCAATATTCATGGTATGTGATTGATCAAGATGGAGACAGTAGCCAATTACCTGATACATCACAAAATTTAATACTAACTCCAGCTACGTTTAATAGATATTTCAATTCTCCTAATAATTTTATATTAAAAAGAATGATAACGTCAGGAAATCAATATGCACCTAGTAATGGTGTCCCGATACCACATAATTCTCTCGTAGGGAATAATACAATTACTTTGAATGGATCAACAGTTGATGGTACTGTACCTACAGGAGGTTTAGGTGCTCATTCTTATCAATACTCATGGTATGTAATTGATCAGGATGGAGACGGTAGCGAATTACCAGACACATCACAAAATTTGGTGCTAACTCCAGCTACCTTTAATAGATATTTCAATTCTCCTAAGGATTTTATATTAAAAAGAATGGTAACGTCAGGAAATCAATATGCACCTAGTAATGGCATTTTGCTACCCCATAATCCTGGATTAATCTTTAAATCTTCAAACAATGAAGAAGCGTTAATATCTACTGTTTATCCAAACCCTACATCAGACGCTGTAAATTTCACAACAAGTTCTTCCAGCAATCAGGAAATGGAAATCATTGTTTATTCTGAAGGATTAAGAAACGCTCAATCCGTTTTTAAAGGTACTGCCACTCCCAATCAAATTATAAAATGGAATATCCCCTCAAATTATCCAAAAGGAATCTACTTTTATAAAATTATATCTGATAATAAAGAGGTTAAATCTGGGAAAATCTCATATCAATAA
- a CDS encoding TonB-dependent receptor: protein MKFNLKFLFITLFICTISIAQTKGTISGVLTDKEMNNQSLPFANVLIKGTNISANTDIDGKYSLTVNPGNYTIIFSFVGYESVEKPVTVKANETVTVNQVLSSGGYTLKDVVVKSTANKEKETALLLDQKNAVVIKQSIGAQEMARKGVSDVEEGLTKITGITKVDSRGIFVRGLEDRYNNLLINDLAAPTNSPFTKIIALDLFPTNIVGVIDVYKTFNPNIYGDFAGGTFNIQTSKPTKSVTKISIGAGYTTGNSFKDFLLSNDADTATGFLGFNGKDRELPSFLGNQATRQTYTTDQALNSVSNDKGFNVNETKSPLNTSFNLLHAEKFDLSNNQTFSYLLSLNYDNNFSIREGVDRTIDLQSSGSKYVNNFITTDYRFKTTNSALVGLNYSNDRLKLSFNTLYIRTNLNSIKDQYGPSAGTAAENGFIRTNQLDKSDYLNAQLLGEYAISKDKNQTIKAGASFATTKYEQPDRKYFSGLKVGDDMISTSYGGNNFLRQYLTVDGNSFYSALVEYNLKFGKNDKQNKLTVGYNGSGSKMESSYRFVSSTGNEGFTTSINNIDTQITSDISANKMTFSENSNATYKVKLDEMANAGYTNLFLKFGEKLEVNAGVRFESTLKETHYRTLGSFDSPFRVLKYDNAYFLPSVNLKYLLTDTANIRFAASKTYTKPVIMEAFPISFINADGTSTQGNSILKNSDNYNADLKYELFPTSKEMITVGIFGKHLVNPIEKTFISNATTGTVTTFLNSESANLFGVEAELLVGLERISENLDNFSWGLNATLMSSKVTVSPTFESIDEDGVITVKPSIETHQSRSLQGASNWLVNSDLKYEFNLGKDMPNTMSLVYGVFGKRIYAVGTNGQDNIYELPVQQLDFVWGSKLSDHFDVKFTADNILNSWRKREFGNEGTIKVDESSLLANSYKKGVGFSLKLGYTF from the coding sequence ATGAAATTCAATTTAAAATTTCTATTTATCACATTATTCATCTGTACGATTTCGATCGCACAAACCAAAGGTACGATTTCTGGTGTATTAACCGACAAGGAAATGAACAACCAATCGTTACCTTTTGCAAATGTTTTAATTAAAGGTACAAACATTAGCGCTAACACTGACATCGACGGAAAATATTCGTTGACTGTAAATCCAGGAAATTATACTATTATCTTTAGTTTCGTTGGATATGAATCTGTAGAAAAACCCGTGACTGTTAAAGCAAACGAAACTGTTACTGTTAATCAGGTGCTTTCGTCCGGAGGTTATACTCTTAAAGATGTTGTTGTAAAATCGACAGCAAACAAAGAAAAAGAAACTGCATTATTACTAGACCAAAAAAATGCTGTTGTTATCAAACAAAGTATTGGTGCACAAGAAATGGCTAGAAAAGGTGTAAGTGATGTTGAGGAAGGTTTGACAAAAATTACCGGAATCACTAAAGTAGATTCACGTGGAATATTTGTACGTGGACTGGAAGACCGCTATAATAATTTATTGATTAATGATTTGGCTGCACCTACAAACAGCCCATTCACTAAAATTATTGCTTTGGATTTGTTTCCAACGAATATTGTTGGAGTAATTGATGTGTACAAAACATTTAATCCAAATATATATGGTGATTTTGCAGGAGGTACTTTCAACATTCAAACTTCAAAGCCAACAAAAAGCGTTACGAAAATAAGTATTGGAGCAGGTTACACAACCGGAAACAGCTTTAAAGATTTCTTATTATCAAATGATGCAGATACAGCAACAGGCTTTTTAGGATTTAATGGTAAAGACAGAGAATTACCAAGTTTTCTTGGCAATCAGGCAACGAGACAAACTTACACAACTGACCAGGCATTAAACTCAGTAAGTAACGATAAAGGTTTTAATGTAAATGAAACTAAAAGTCCTTTAAACACAAGTTTCAACCTTTTGCATGCCGAGAAATTTGATTTGAGTAATAATCAAACTTTCTCGTACCTGCTTTCTCTAAATTACGACAATAATTTCTCAATAAGAGAAGGAGTTGACAGAACTATCGATTTACAGTCTTCAGGATCTAAATATGTAAACAATTTTATCACTACTGATTATCGTTTCAAAACCACAAACTCAGCATTAGTTGGTTTAAACTACAGCAATGACAGACTTAAGTTATCGTTCAACACATTATACATCAGAACGAACTTAAACTCTATAAAAGATCAATACGGGCCATCAGCAGGAACAGCTGCTGAAAATGGATTTATCCGTACCAATCAATTAGACAAAAGTGATTATTTGAATGCCCAATTATTAGGTGAATACGCAATAAGCAAAGACAAAAACCAAACTATTAAAGCTGGAGCCTCATTTGCTACTACAAAATATGAGCAGCCAGATAGAAAGTATTTCTCTGGTCTTAAAGTAGGCGATGATATGATAAGCACTTCTTATGGAGGAAATAATTTTCTGCGCCAATATTTAACTGTCGATGGTAATTCTTTTTATTCAGCATTAGTAGAGTATAATTTGAAATTCGGGAAAAATGACAAACAAAACAAATTAACCGTTGGATATAATGGCAGCGGATCTAAGATGGAATCTTCATACCGTTTTGTTTCAAGTACCGGTAATGAGGGTTTTACTACAAGCATAAATAATATAGATACTCAAATAACCAGCGACATTTCAGCTAATAAAATGACTTTTAGCGAAAACTCTAATGCTACTTACAAAGTTAAACTTGACGAAATGGCTAATGCAGGTTATACTAATTTGTTTTTAAAATTTGGAGAGAAACTTGAAGTAAACGCAGGAGTTCGTTTTGAAAGCACTCTTAAGGAAACTCATTACAGAACATTAGGTTCTTTTGATTCTCCTTTCAGAGTATTAAAATATGATAATGCCTATTTTTTACCATCGGTAAATCTTAAGTATTTACTGACTGACACCGCTAACATTCGTTTTGCAGCAAGCAAAACATACACGAAACCAGTTATCATGGAGGCTTTCCCTATATCTTTCATTAATGCTGACGGAACTTCAACTCAAGGAAATTCAATTTTGAAAAACAGCGACAATTACAATGCTGACTTAAAATATGAATTGTTCCCAACGTCTAAAGAAATGATTACTGTTGGAATATTTGGAAAACACCTTGTCAATCCAATTGAAAAAACTTTCATCTCAAACGCAACTACAGGAACAGTTACTACTTTTCTAAATTCGGAAAGTGCCAACTTATTTGGAGTAGAAGCTGAATTACTTGTTGGTTTAGAAAGAATCAGCGAAAACTTAGATAATTTTTCATGGGGATTAAATGCTACTTTGATGTCATCAAAAGTTACTGTAAGCCCAACTTTTGAATCTATCGATGAGGACGGAGTAATTACTGTAAAACCTTCAATTGAAACACATCAATCAAGATCACTGCAAGGAGCATCAAACTGGTTAGTCAATTCAGATTTAAAATATGAATTTAATTTAGGAAAAGACATGCCAAATACTATGTCTCTTGTTTACGGTGTTTTTGGAAAAAGAATATATGCTGTAGGAACCAATGGACAAGACAACATCTATGAGTTGCCTGTACAGCAATTGGATTTTGTATGGGGAAGCAAACTTTCTGATCACTTTGATGTAAAATTCACTGCCGATAACATTTTAAATTCATGGAGAAAACGTGAATTTGGAAACGAGGGAACTATAAAAGTAGATGAATCCTCTTTACTGGCAAACAGCTATAAAAAAGGAGTTGGTTTCTCTTTAAAACTAGGATACACTTTTTAG
- a CDS encoding response regulator transcription factor, producing the protein MKKTQTKILLVDDEPDILEIVGYNLAQEGYQIVTASNGKEAIAKAQKELPDLIIMDVMMAEMDGMEACEHIRKIPELNNVIITFLTARSEDYSQVAGFDAGADDYITKPIKPKLLVSKVKALLRRLKEQEVVSDTLNVGGIEINREEYKIIKGNVEIALPRKEFELFYLLASKPGKVFKRDEILDKVWGNEVVVGGRTIDVHIRKLREKIGEDLFKTIKGVGYKFEV; encoded by the coding sequence ATGAAAAAAACACAAACCAAGATTTTATTAGTTGACGATGAACCAGATATCTTAGAAATCGTTGGCTATAACCTTGCTCAGGAAGGCTACCAGATTGTAACAGCTTCAAATGGAAAAGAAGCTATAGCAAAAGCTCAGAAAGAATTGCCGGACTTGATTATTATGGACGTAATGATGGCTGAAATGGACGGAATGGAAGCTTGCGAACACATTAGAAAAATTCCTGAATTAAATAATGTTATCATAACATTCCTAACAGCGAGAAGCGAAGATTACTCACAAGTTGCTGGTTTTGATGCAGGTGCAGATGACTATATCACCAAGCCAATAAAACCAAAATTATTGGTCAGCAAAGTAAAGGCTTTGTTAAGAAGGTTAAAAGAACAAGAAGTAGTCAGCGACACTTTAAACGTTGGCGGAATCGAGATTAATCGAGAAGAATATAAGATCATAAAAGGCAATGTAGAAATTGCTTTACCAAGAAAAGAATTCGAATTATTTTATCTATTAGCTTCAAAACCAGGGAAAGTTTTCAAGAGAGACGAAATCCTGGATAAAGTTTGGGGTAATGAAGTAGTAGTTGGAGGAAGAACAATAGATGTTCATATTCGAAAACTACGTGAAAAAATAGGAGAAGATCTTTTTAAAACCATCAAAGGAGTTGGTTATAAATTTGAAGTCTAA
- a CDS encoding ATP-binding protein, protein MKINFKKTYKFAIKSALYISLFATGFVLMLMSLFYKNQLKHQVAFGIIFIISIYIFAFLVLQYRVERFIYRRVKKIYDEVSLLESTTLINQPITTDMETLSREVKKFATDKKLEIEMLEIREQYRREFLGNVSHELKTPLFTVQGYVSTLLDGAMDDKNIRKKYLKRAEKGVERLIYIVEDLDMITKLESGDLDLNFTDFNIVDLIQNVFDLLEMKADKKKIKLAFESKNVQSVIVRGDQDRIQQVLENLIVNSIKYGKDGGLTEVGVVNLTKKKVLIRISDNGEGVEKQNIPRLFERFYRVDKSGTRSEGGSGLGLAIVKHIIEAHKEKVYVESEFGIGSEFSFTLEKANKTIKAEVK, encoded by the coding sequence ATGAAAATTAATTTTAAAAAAACATACAAATTTGCTATCAAATCGGCATTATATATAAGTCTATTTGCAACAGGATTTGTACTGATGTTAATGTCATTATTCTATAAAAATCAACTAAAACATCAGGTTGCATTTGGAATAATTTTTATTATATCAATTTATATATTCGCGTTTTTAGTTTTGCAATATCGTGTAGAGCGCTTTATTTACAGAAGAGTAAAAAAAATATACGATGAGGTTTCTTTGTTAGAATCTACAACACTTATCAATCAGCCGATAACTACAGATATGGAAACGCTTTCGCGTGAAGTAAAGAAGTTTGCAACTGATAAAAAACTTGAAATCGAAATGCTTGAAATTCGCGAGCAATACCGAAGAGAGTTTTTAGGAAACGTTTCGCACGAACTTAAAACACCGTTGTTTACTGTTCAGGGTTATGTTTCGACATTGCTTGATGGTGCAATGGACGACAAGAATATCAGAAAGAAATATTTAAAACGTGCCGAAAAAGGAGTAGAGCGTCTTATATATATAGTAGAAGATTTGGATATGATAACCAAATTAGAATCAGGAGATTTAGATTTGAATTTTACTGATTTTAATATCGTGGATCTTATTCAGAATGTTTTCGATTTATTAGAAATGAAAGCTGATAAAAAGAAAATCAAATTGGCCTTTGAAAGCAAAAACGTTCAGTCAGTAATTGTTCGAGGGGATCAGGACAGAATTCAACAAGTTTTGGAAAATCTTATCGTGAACTCTATTAAATATGGAAAAGATGGCGGTCTGACCGAAGTTGGCGTTGTCAATTTAACTAAGAAAAAAGTCTTAATCAGAATTAGTGATAATGGAGAAGGAGTTGAAAAACAAAATATTCCAAGACTTTTTGAACGTTTTTACAGAGTTGACAAAAGCGGAACTCGTTCTGAAGGAGGTTCCGGTTTGGGATTGGCGATCGTAAAACATATTATTGAAGCTCATAAAGAGAAGGTTTATGTAGAAAGTGAGTTCGGAATAGGTTCTGAGTTCTCTTTTACGCTTGAAAAAGCAAATAAAACAATAAAAGCTGAAGTTAAATAA
- a CDS encoding porin: MIKRKLVAVLLLISGVVSAQDLNKQDVKNEVMRILDSINKAKLPETKSGGGVEEHWYDRISLRGYAQIRYNGLFSTNDKVSCEQCDKSWGTTSTDPDAKANNGLFIRRARLVFSGQVHPNVFFYFQPDFASSPSTGIQNFVQIRDLYFDLSFDKKREYRVRVGQSKIPYGFENMQSSSQRLALDRNDAMNSAILNERDLGIFFYWAPAEIRERFAMLVKDGYKGSGDFGVFAFGVYNGQIANKLDGNRDLNVVARVTYPFVIGSQIIEPGIQAYTGKWAFTGEISPGVKVNDPQYVKDQRVGATFVLYPRPFGIQTEYNIGRGPRYNTLTNTVDDTDLDGGYVLLNYKLDIKKQHIYPFAKFQYYDGGKKYEKDARSYVVRDYEIGIEWQPIKAFELTAEYVIADRTFEDSALLINRQQGNLLRLQAQFNF; encoded by the coding sequence ATGATAAAAAGAAAATTAGTTGCCGTTTTATTGCTAATATCTGGCGTTGTAAGTGCACAGGATTTGAATAAACAGGATGTAAAAAACGAAGTAATGCGTATTTTAGATTCTATTAATAAGGCAAAACTTCCGGAGACCAAATCTGGAGGAGGAGTAGAAGAACACTGGTACGACAGAATCTCTTTGAGAGGTTATGCGCAAATAAGATACAATGGTTTGTTTTCTACAAATGATAAAGTGTCTTGTGAGCAATGTGATAAATCATGGGGAACAACTTCTACAGATCCGGATGCAAAAGCAAACAACGGATTATTTATAAGACGTGCACGTTTAGTGTTTTCAGGACAAGTTCATCCAAATGTGTTTTTCTATTTTCAGCCTGACTTTGCTAGTTCTCCAAGTACTGGAATTCAGAATTTCGTTCAGATTCGAGACTTGTATTTTGATCTTTCATTTGATAAAAAGAGAGAATATCGTGTTCGTGTTGGGCAAAGTAAAATCCCTTATGGTTTCGAAAACATGCAATCGAGTTCACAACGTTTGGCTTTAGACAGAAATGATGCTATGAATAGCGCCATATTAAATGAGCGTGATTTAGGAATTTTCTTTTATTGGGCACCAGCCGAAATCAGAGAACGTTTTGCAATGTTAGTAAAAGACGGTTACAAAGGTTCGGGCGATTTTGGTGTTTTTGCTTTTGGAGTTTACAACGGTCAAATTGCCAATAAACTAGACGGAAACAGAGATTTGAATGTTGTTGCCAGAGTAACCTATCCATTCGTAATTGGAAGTCAGATTATTGAACCTGGAATTCAGGCTTATACTGGAAAATGGGCTTTTACGGGAGAAATTTCACCAGGAGTTAAAGTAAACGATCCGCAATATGTAAAAGATCAAAGAGTAGGAGCAACATTTGTTTTGTATCCAAGACCTTTTGGAATCCAGACAGAATATAATATTGGAAGAGGACCACGTTATAATACATTGACCAACACAGTAGATGATACTGATTTAGATGGAGGTTATGTATTATTGAATTACAAATTAGACATTAAAAAACAACATATATATCCTTTTGCAAAGTTTCAATACTATGATGGAGGAAAAAAATATGAGAAAGATGCTCGTAGTTATGTAGTTAGAGACTATGAAATTGGTATAGAATGGCAACCAATCAAAGCCTTCGAACTTACAGCTGAATATGTAATTGCTGACCGTACATTCGAAGACAGTGCATTGCTAATCAACAGACAACAAGGAAATTTATTGAGACTTCAGGCTCAGTTTAATTTCTAA
- a CDS encoding glycosyltransferase, with translation MSIDYSANKTILVAPLNWGLGHAARCIPIIKALQENNYIPIIASDGVALALLRKEFPYVQTLELPSYHIEYAKNGKNFKWKLIKNLPKMIVAILDEKKVVNSWIKKHGIDGIISDNRLGVFSKKVPSIFMTHQLNVMTGNTTWFTSKCHQHIIKKYAECWVPDTNEKVNLTGDLGHLKTNDLNLKYIGPLSRMRKKDIPKTYDLMIILSGPEPQRTFLDEKLQKEIVNYKGKVVFVQGIVEKTQNKWQNGNVTYYNFMNSKQLEQTFNESEFVLCRSGYTTVMDLAKLGKKAFFIPTPGQYEQEYLAIKLQEENLVPYAMQDDFTIEDLSKVKSFKGLTQFNEDIDWDNLFSIFEDKN, from the coding sequence ATGAGCATTGACTATTCTGCGAACAAAACAATTTTAGTTGCTCCATTAAACTGGGGATTAGGCCATGCTGCAAGATGCATCCCAATTATCAAAGCGCTTCAAGAAAACAATTATATCCCAATAATCGCTTCTGATGGAGTTGCACTAGCTTTGTTACGCAAAGAATTTCCTTATGTACAAACATTGGAATTACCTTCTTATCATATTGAATATGCAAAGAATGGTAAAAATTTTAAGTGGAAACTGATTAAGAATTTACCTAAGATGATTGTCGCTATTCTTGATGAAAAAAAAGTAGTGAACAGTTGGATAAAAAAACATGGGATTGACGGTATTATTTCTGACAATAGATTAGGGGTTTTTAGTAAAAAAGTACCTTCTATATTTATGACGCATCAATTGAATGTGATGACGGGAAATACAACTTGGTTTACGAGTAAATGCCATCAACATATTATAAAAAAATACGCAGAATGCTGGGTTCCGGATACTAATGAGAAAGTCAATTTGACGGGTGATCTTGGTCATCTTAAAACAAATGATCTGAACCTAAAGTATATTGGTCCGTTGAGCAGAATGCGCAAAAAAGACATTCCGAAGACTTATGATTTGATGATCATTTTGTCAGGACCGGAACCGCAACGAACTTTTCTGGATGAGAAACTTCAAAAAGAAATTGTAAACTACAAAGGTAAGGTTGTATTTGTACAAGGTATTGTTGAGAAAACACAAAACAAATGGCAAAACGGAAATGTTACGTATTACAATTTCATGAATTCTAAGCAATTGGAACAAACCTTTAACGAAAGTGAGTTTGTTTTATGCCGCTCAGGTTACACAACTGTGATGGATTTGGCAAAATTGGGCAAAAAAGCCTTTTTTATTCCTACTCCGGGACAATATGAACAAGAATATCTGGCGATAAAACTTCAGGAAGAGAATTTGGTACCGTATGCAATGCAAGACGACTTTACCATTGAAGATCTTTCAAAAGTAAAGTCGTTTAAAGGTTTAACCCAATTCAATGAAGATATTGACTGGGATAATTTATTCTCTATATTCGAGGATAAAAATTAG